Genomic DNA from uncultured Acetobacterium sp.:
ACCTTAAGCCTTAAGTCAAAATCACCATCGGCTACTTTTTTGGTGGCTTCGGAAACAGCTTTAATCGGTTTGGCAATCATCGCTACCGCAATGACGATCAGCACCGAGCCAATTAACAAGGTTACCAGCATGGTGTTTCGCTGGAGGTTCATAAAGCCGGCAATTTGATTTCGTTCCAGATTTGGCATGCTGAGGACGTAGCCATTCGTCAGTTTTCCCAGAGCCGTCGGAAAGTTGTGGGATTGATGGCCACTCTGATAGACAATCTCGCCATTTTCAATTTTTGCCCGCTCATCTTCCGACAGCACTACCTCCGTTTCATCCAGACTGGCATAAATCCGGGATACCACAATTCCCTGGCTAAACAGATCAGTGATTTCGTCATCGCTCAACTTTTCTTGATTGAGTATTTGAACGGCCTGAACCTGGTTTACTAATTCCACCCGGATCTGATCCAGAATGATTCCCAATTGGGACCAATAAATCACGCCAAAGGTTAATGTCGAGGAGAAAAAAAGCACACCCAGAAAGGTAACCAGAAATTTTGTATAGATTGAATGAAAAATTTTATTTTTCATATAACTCCTTAGATCGTTCTATAAAACCCGGGCTTTATAGCCCAGGCCTTTGACGGTGACGATTTCAAAATCCTGGCTATTTTCCAGTTTTTCTCTTAACCGTTTGATATGAACATCTACCGTGCGATGATCACTTTCACTTTCGTATCCCCAGATTTCATCCATAATTTGCGCCCGGGTAAAAATTCGGTTGGGCGCTGACAACAGTTTAAACAGCAGCAGAAACTCTTTTTTGGGTAATGTGATGGTCTCAGCGCCGATACCTAATGTCAAGGCTTCATAATCCAGGATCGTTTTTCCCACCACCAGCCGCCGCTCATTGGCAATTTTTGACCGCCGCAATAAGGCAAAGACCCGGAGCAACATTTCATCCATGTCTACCGGCTTGACCATATAGTCATCGGTGCCAGCTTTGAAGCCCGTTTTTTTATCGTCAATGCTTTCTCGGGCAGTAATCATCAGAATCGGTAGCTCAAAGCCACCTTCTCTCAACGTCTGGGTCAGGGCATGTCCGTCCATATGCGGCATCATCACATCGGTGATTAACAGATCAATATGGTTCTTTTCCAGCTCTTCCAGGGCCATAACACCATCAATCGCCTCAAAAATCGAATAGCCTTCTTTTTCCAGGGTATCCCGAAACAGTCGACGAATGTGATTGTCATCCTCGCAAATCAAAATACTGAACATTTTA
This window encodes:
- a CDS encoding response regulator transcription factor; its protein translation is MFSILICEDDNHIRRLFRDTLEKEGYSIFEAIDGVMALEELEKNHIDLLITDVMMPHMDGHALTQTLREGGFELPILMITARESIDDKKTGFKAGTDDYMVKPVDMDEMLLRVFALLRRSKIANERRLVVGKTILDYEALTLGIGAETITLPKKEFLLLFKLLSAPNRIFTRAQIMDEIWGYESESDHRTVDVHIKRLREKLENSQDFEIVTVKGLGYKARVL